The proteins below come from a single Fibrobacter sp. UWB4 genomic window:
- a CDS encoding thioredoxin family protein yields the protein MKILYKFMEIGNFANNRLQKTLFCILLFATAIFAEEFNMNNMPPPEAGMQYSTGPLQKGSSVTIEIVIPDNWHVNANIAADEFLKPSSIELSAKGVHFGEPKWPEPIKEYSEALDLENLVFKGYFQITLPVESVDADYDSLTTQATFHYQACDNSICLAPSQVTFGLGPLGFTTRRASRDGAGNATEKAAASATSEAKESSPSATSNVLKSAAGNAAEGATGTFILLLSALFGGLILNLMPCVLPVLSLKLFSLIKQSRESRKRLLVLGTSTTLGILASFWALAGIVAAVKAGGGNAGWGMQFQSAGFIAFMVVILSAFAMSFFGVFEIWLPGSATTKMDKAGRKQGFWGAFFTGALLVLLSTPCSAPFLGTAMGFAFTASTPVLFLFFTAAGVGLALPYMLVSVFPKVLKAFPKPGAWMVTLQKIMGVLLLGTVAWLLWVVHEQAGNVGVGIFAAISLLSIAMSFAIGNIAPPGVAFFREVLSVGSAVVILAVIWFALASPKFEAEVDAIFKARSVQLITEDGWYRYTPELIEEFAKSGRTVFIDATADWCLTCKANEAAVLNRDDFKHAMDSLNVARVKADWTRETPEVTALLRSMGKSGVPAYAIYPAGDASKQIVLPELLTTDGIVEKIATSY from the coding sequence ATGAAAATTTTATACAAATTTATGGAAATTGGAAATTTTGCAAACAACCGTTTGCAAAAAACATTATTTTGCATCCTATTGTTTGCAACGGCCATTTTCGCGGAAGAGTTCAACATGAACAACATGCCACCTCCCGAAGCCGGCATGCAGTATTCCACAGGCCCATTGCAAAAAGGTTCAAGCGTCACTATCGAAATTGTCATTCCAGACAACTGGCATGTAAACGCCAACATCGCCGCCGATGAGTTTTTAAAGCCCTCGTCTATCGAGCTTTCTGCAAAAGGGGTCCACTTTGGAGAGCCGAAGTGGCCAGAACCCATCAAGGAATATAGCGAAGCGCTCGACCTCGAAAATCTTGTCTTCAAGGGATATTTCCAGATTACGCTCCCCGTCGAAAGCGTTGACGCCGATTACGACAGCCTTACGACACAGGCGACTTTCCACTACCAGGCATGCGACAACTCCATTTGCCTTGCTCCGTCGCAAGTGACATTCGGGCTTGGACCGCTCGGTTTCACGACAAGGCGAGCTTCGCGAGACGGCGCAGGGAACGCCACGGAAAAAGCAGCCGCAAGTGCCACGAGCGAAGCGAAGGAGTCATCGCCTTCGGCAACCTCAAATGTACTGAAAAGTGCCGCCGGGAACGCGGCGGAAGGCGCTACCGGAACATTCATCCTGCTCCTTTCGGCACTGTTCGGTGGCTTAATTCTGAACTTGATGCCGTGTGTGCTGCCGGTGCTTTCGCTAAAGCTTTTCAGCCTGATCAAGCAGTCTCGCGAGAGCCGCAAGCGACTGCTCGTACTTGGAACGTCAACAACGCTCGGGATTCTCGCAAGCTTCTGGGCGCTCGCCGGGATTGTCGCCGCCGTCAAAGCCGGCGGCGGGAATGCGGGCTGGGGCATGCAATTCCAGAGCGCAGGATTCATCGCGTTCATGGTCGTGATTCTGAGCGCTTTTGCCATGAGCTTTTTCGGGGTCTTTGAAATCTGGCTCCCAGGAAGCGCCACCACCAAGATGGACAAGGCCGGGCGCAAGCAGGGCTTCTGGGGCGCATTTTTCACAGGCGCGCTCCTCGTGCTTTTGAGCACCCCGTGCTCCGCGCCGTTTCTCGGCACGGCGATGGGTTTTGCGTTTACCGCATCGACCCCCGTGCTGTTTTTGTTTTTCACGGCCGCAGGCGTCGGGCTTGCTCTCCCCTACATGCTCGTGAGCGTGTTTCCGAAAGTCCTGAAAGCATTCCCAAAGCCGGGCGCCTGGATGGTCACGCTCCAGAAAATCATGGGCGTTCTCTTGCTCGGCACTGTCGCATGGCTCCTGTGGGTCGTGCATGAACAGGCCGGGAATGTTGGCGTTGGCATTTTTGCAGCCATTTCGCTCCTGAGCATCGCCATGAGCTTTGCGATAGGGAACATCGCCCCGCCAGGCGTCGCGTTTTTTCGCGAAGTGCTCTCCGTTGGCAGCGCCGTCGTGATTCTCGCCGTCATCTGGTTTGCATTAGCATCGCCAAAATTCGAAGCCGAAGTCGATGCGATTTTCAAGGCAAGGTCAGTACAGCTTATCACCGAAGACGGCTGGTACCGCTACACGCCGGAACTCATCGAAGAATTCGCGAAGTCCGGCCGCACCGTATTCATCGACGCCACGGCCGACTGGTGCCTCACCTGCAAGGCGAACGAAGCCGCTGTCCTCAACCGCGATGATTTCAAACATGCGATGGACAGCCTGAACGTCGCCCGTGTCAAGGCAGACTGGACCCGCGAAACGCCCGAAGTCACAGCGCTCCTGCGCAGCATGGGCAAGTCAGGAGTGCCTGCCTACGCGATCTACCCCGCTGGCGATGCAAGCAAGCAGATCGTGCTCCCAGAACTCCTTACGACAGACGGGATTGTGGAAAAAATCGCTACTAGTTACTAG